The following are from one region of the Myotis daubentonii chromosome 2, mMyoDau2.1, whole genome shotgun sequence genome:
- the LOC132225793 gene encoding splicing factor U2AF 65 kDa subunit-like produces the protein MSDFHEFELQLIENKQERDKENQHPKRSRSRSRDRKRRSRSRDRRNPDQRSASRDQRRRSKPLARGAKEEQGRSFRSPRHEKKRKVRKYWDVPPPGFEHVTPMQYKAMQAAGQIPATALLPTATPDGLAATPTPVPGVGSQMTRQARRLYVGNIPFGLTEEAMMDFFNAQMRLGGLTRAPGHPVLAAQINQDKGFAFLEFRSVDETTQAMAFDGIIFQGQSLKIRRPHDYQPLPGLSESPSAYLPGVVSTVVPDSAHKLFVGGLPSYLNEDQVKELLTSFGPLKAFHLVKDGATGLSKGYAFCEYVDISVTDQAVAGLNGMQLGDRTLQVQRASVGAKNATPSAVHQTPVTLQVPGLLSSQVQMGGQPTEVLCLLNTVLPEELLDDEEYEEIVEDVRDECSKHGLVKSIEIPRPVDGVEVPGCGKVFVEFASVCDCQKAMQGLTGRKFANRVVVTKYCDRDSYHRRDFE, from the coding sequence ATGTCGGACTTCCACGAGTTCGAGCTGCAGCTCATCGAGAATAAGCAAGAGCGAGACAAGGAGAACCAGCACCCCAagcgcagccgcagccgcagccgggACCGCAAGCGCCGCAGCCGGAGCCGCGACAGGCGCAACCCGGACCAGCGGAGCGCATCCCGGGACCAGCGGCGACGAAGCAAACCTTTGGCCAGAGGCGCTAAAGAGGAGCAGGGTCGATCGTTTCGCTCCCCGCGCCATGAGAAGAAGAGGAAGGTCCGCAAATACTGGGACGTGCCGCCGCCCGGCTTTGAGCACGTCACCCCCATGCAGTACAAGGCCATGCAAGCTGCGGGTCAGATTCCAGCCACCGCCCTCCTCCCCACCGCCACCCCGGACGGGCTGGCTGCGACCCCGACGCCcgtgcctggggtggggagccagATGACCAGGCAGGCCCGGCGCCTCTACGTGGGCAACATCCCCTTCGGCCTCACCGAGGAGGCCATGATGGACTTCTTCAACGCCCAGATGCGCCTGGGCGGGCTGACGCGGGCCCCGGGCCACCCCGTCCTGGCCGCGCAGATCAACCAGGACAAGGGCTTTGCCTTCTTGGAGTTCCGCTCCGTGGACGAGACCACCCAGGCCATGGCCTTCGACGGCATCATCTTCCAGGGCCAGTCGCTGAAGATCCGCCGGCCCCACGACTACCAGCCCCTGCCCGGCCTGTCGGAGAGCCCCTCGGCCTACCTGCCCGGCGTGGTGTCCACCGTGGTCCCGGACTCTGCCCACAAGCTGTTCGTCGGGGGCTTGCCCAGCTACCTGAACGAGGACCAGGTGAAAGAGCTGCTCACATCGTTCGGGCCTCTCAAGGCCTTCCACCTGGTCAAGGACGGCGCCACCGGGCTCTCCAAGGGCTACGCCTTCTGTGAGTACGTGGACATCAGCGTCACGGATCAGGCCGTGGCGGGGCTGAACGGGATGCAGCTGGGGGACAGGACACTGCAGGTGCAGAGGGCGAGTGTGGGGGCCAAGAATGCCACGCCGAGCGCCGTCCACCAGACCCCCGTGACCCTGCAAGTGCCGGGCCTGCTGAGCTCCCAGGTGCAGATGGGCGGCCAGCCCACGGAGGTCCTGTGCCTCCTGAACACGGTGCTGCCCGAGGAGCTGCTGGACGACGAGGAGTACGAGGAGATCGTGGAGGACGTGCGGGACGAGTGCAGCAAGCACGGGCTGGTCAAGTCCATCGAGATCCCCCGGCCCGTGGACGGCGTCGAGGTGCCCGGCTGCGGGAAGGTCTTCGTCGAGTTCGCCTCTGTGTGTGACTGCCAGAAAGCCATGCAGGGCCTGACAGGTCGCAAGTTCGCCAACAGAGTGGTTGTCACAAAATACTGTGACCGCGACTCTTACCACCGCCGGGACTTCGagtag